The following coding sequences lie in one Lolium perenne isolate Kyuss_39 chromosome 2, Kyuss_2.0, whole genome shotgun sequence genomic window:
- the LOC127330176 gene encoding uncharacterized protein has translation MPPRTRLTRHSTPESKMAAEDLEWERSKISNQDINTLKRLGLMTKEDAIRFPSEESYPKPPMEYRVSFVDHLIRGLSTPIHDFLRGLLFVYGIQLHQLTPNSILHISIFITLCECFLGIPPNWALWKRIFCLRRNGSHNVTYNIGGVVICVRTDVDYFDVKFPDSVQGWRKKWLYIHEESANSVEHNIVPFDGSARIQRRRSWDAEASEEEKKATEALMARIRHLQNTRGKELSGVQITAYFLRIRVQPLQARKNPLWTYSGENDANRISSDLSVKDLEKLVRRISRLGKKDPIPSSCRVEPYSASNPLPENHPTMASLPPLPEDGEVEERAVVDDVNQETPSFVNEPADSRKSAGSTEKDAASEDTTSAQSPPPAVSPKSKRKRSNAEDSGTSKPEETAPAPRKMM, from the exons atgccaccgcgcacgcgtctgactcgccacagcacgccggaatccaagatggccgccgaggatcttgagtgggagagatccaaaatctccaatcaagacatcaacacgctgaagaggctcggcctcatgacgaaggaggacgccatccgctttcctagcgaagaaagctaccccaagcctccaatggagtatcgggttagttttgttgatcacctgatccgcggcctttcaaccccaatccacgatttcctccgcggccttcttttcgtttatgggattcaactgcaccagttgactcccaattccatccttcacatttctatttttatcacactttgcgaatgcttcctcggaatccctcccaattgggctctgtggaagcgcattttctgcctccgccgtaatggctcccacaacgtcacttataacataggtggcgttgttatctgtgttcggactgatgtcgattatttcgacgtcaagtttcctgattctgtccaaggatggcgcaaaaaatggctctacatccacgaagaaagcgccaattctgtggagcacaacatagttccttttgacggaagtgccaggattcagcgtcgccgttcctgggatgccgaagcttctgaagaagagaaaaaggcgacagaggcgctcatggctcgtatccgtcatcttcaaaacactcgaggcaaagagctatctggtgttcaaattactgcctacttccttaggattagagtgcagcctcttcaggctcgcaaaaatcccctttggacgtattctggtgaaaatgacgccaacagaatctccagtgatctttctgtaaaggacttggaaaaattggttcgaagaatttctcgattaggcaagaaggatcctattccctcctcctgtcgagtggaaccatacagtgcttccaatcctcttcccgag aatcatcctactatggcttcccttcctcctcttcctgaggatggagaggtcgaagaaagagccgttgtcgatgatgtcaaccaggagaccccctcttttgtgaatgaacccgcagattctcgaaaatctgcgggatctactgagaaggatgctgcctctgaagatacaacatcagcgcaatctcctcctcctgctgtttctccgaagagcaaaaggaaaaggagcaatgccgaagattccgggacctcgaaacccgaagaaactgcccctgcacctcgaaaa atgatgtaa